One genomic segment of Mycolicibacterium neworleansense includes these proteins:
- a CDS encoding glycoside hydrolase family 6 protein has product MSSAAGAVARLIVPFLAVASVVGAGLAADPAPQVRLASDGNPLEGHSFYVNPSSKAARAAQGDPSPELQAIANTPTAYWMDNVSSPAVDAKYIATAQAAGTMPILALYGIPHRDCGSYAAGGFGSAAAYKGWIDGVAAAIGGGPAAVILEPDALAMADCLSGDQREERYNLMSYAVDTLTRNPGTAVYVDAGHSRWVAAGEMANRLNRVGVAKARGFSLNTANFFTTEEEIGYGDAISGQTGGKPYVIDTSRNGAGPAEGEMYWCNPSGRALGAAPTTATGNGNVDAFLWVKRPGESDGACGTGEASAGTFVNQYAIDLVRKAHG; this is encoded by the coding sequence ATGTCCTCAGCTGCTGGCGCAGTCGCACGGTTGATCGTCCCTTTCCTCGCAGTTGCCTCCGTAGTCGGTGCGGGTCTTGCCGCCGATCCGGCGCCGCAGGTGCGCCTGGCCAGTGATGGCAATCCGCTCGAGGGGCACTCGTTCTACGTCAACCCCTCCTCGAAGGCCGCGCGTGCCGCGCAGGGCGACCCGAGCCCTGAGCTGCAGGCGATCGCCAACACGCCCACGGCGTACTGGATGGACAACGTGTCGAGCCCCGCGGTGGACGCGAAGTACATCGCGACGGCGCAGGCCGCCGGCACCATGCCGATCCTGGCGCTGTACGGCATTCCGCACCGCGACTGCGGTAGCTACGCCGCCGGTGGATTCGGATCGGCCGCGGCCTACAAGGGCTGGATCGACGGGGTGGCCGCCGCCATCGGTGGCGGGCCGGCCGCGGTCATCCTGGAACCCGACGCGCTGGCGATGGCCGACTGCCTGTCGGGCGATCAGCGCGAGGAACGCTACAACCTGATGAGCTACGCCGTTGACACGCTGACCCGCAATCCGGGCACCGCGGTCTACGTCGACGCGGGCCACTCCCGCTGGGTGGCCGCCGGCGAGATGGCCAACCGGCTCAACCGGGTCGGTGTGGCAAAGGCACGCGGCTTCAGCCTCAACACCGCCAACTTCTTCACCACCGAGGAGGAGATCGGCTACGGCGACGCCATCTCCGGCCAGACCGGCGGCAAGCCCTACGTCATCGACACCTCGCGCAACGGCGCCGGACCGGCCGAGGGCGAGATGTACTGGTGCAACCCGAGCGGCCGGGCCCTCGGCGCGGCCCCCACCACGGCGACCGGAAACGGAAACGTCGACGCCTTCCTCTGGGTCAAGCGGCCCGGTGAGTCTGACGGCGCTTGCGGCACGGGCGAGGCCTCCGCGGGCACCTTCGTCAACCAGTACGCCATCGACCTGGTCCGCAAGGCGCACGGGTAA
- a CDS encoding SDR family NAD(P)-dependent oxidoreductase, translating to MSAYSHPHSLDGHAVIVTGAARGVGKGIATALLSRGARVLVTDILDDLLANTTAEFIEAGFDVAAVVADLRDAGSAQNIVGAALDAFGTVDGLVNNAVASAGPIPFVDIPAEEYERVHDTGPRATFRLMQAIHPVMAKGGGSIVNLGSAAGTVGTHSFGAYAGAKEAIRGMSKVAALEWGVDGIRVNVVCPLAETDGLKVLRDMAPKQYDAVVRSTSLKRIGDPTNDIGAVVAFLLGDDSTYLTGQTLLVDGGAGSFR from the coding sequence ATGTCCGCTTACAGCCATCCGCACTCCTTGGACGGCCACGCCGTGATCGTCACCGGGGCGGCCCGTGGTGTCGGTAAAGGCATCGCCACCGCCCTGCTCTCCCGCGGGGCCCGTGTCCTGGTGACCGACATCCTCGATGACCTATTGGCAAACACCACAGCCGAATTCATCGAAGCCGGATTCGATGTCGCAGCCGTGGTAGCAGACCTGCGTGACGCCGGCAGTGCCCAGAACATCGTCGGCGCCGCGCTCGACGCATTCGGAACTGTGGACGGCTTGGTCAACAACGCCGTGGCCAGCGCCGGACCCATTCCGTTCGTCGACATCCCCGCCGAGGAGTACGAGCGGGTCCACGACACCGGACCACGCGCCACTTTCCGGCTCATGCAGGCGATTCACCCGGTCATGGCCAAAGGCGGCGGATCCATCGTCAACCTGGGTTCGGCCGCGGGCACGGTCGGCACGCACTCCTTCGGCGCGTACGCCGGTGCCAAGGAAGCCATCCGCGGCATGTCCAAAGTCGCCGCCCTGGAATGGGGAGTCGACGGGATCCGTGTCAACGTGGTCTGCCCGCTCGCCGAAACCGACGGCCTGAAAGTGCTGCGCGACATGGCGCCCAAGCAGTACGACGCGGTGGTCAGAAGCACCTCGCTCAAGCGAATCGGCGATCCCACCAACGACATCGGTGCCGTCGTCGCTTTCCTGCTCGGAGACGACTCCACCTATCTCACCGGTCAGACGCTGCTCGTCGACGGCGGGGCAGGCTCGTTCCGGTAG
- a CDS encoding SOUL family heme-binding protein — MLNQLRTVATQMAQAVGSVAGARSGIEEPPHSVQKVADGVEIRRYAARIAAQTTVLADEAAARNAGFRHLAGYIFGANHQREKIAMTAPVGQQADGSRGWVIRFYMPSEWTLEALPSPDDHRVELVTVPPETVAVLRFSGDRGPRSISARTSELRDILRSNNFEPAGNPTAWFYDPPWTAPCRRRNEIAIPIGDHRATD; from the coding sequence ATGTTGAACCAGTTGCGAACGGTCGCGACACAGATGGCGCAGGCGGTGGGTTCGGTGGCCGGAGCCCGCAGCGGGATCGAGGAGCCGCCGCACAGTGTGCAAAAGGTCGCCGACGGCGTGGAGATCCGCCGGTATGCCGCCCGGATCGCCGCTCAGACGACGGTGCTGGCAGACGAGGCGGCCGCCCGCAACGCGGGCTTTCGCCACTTGGCCGGCTACATCTTCGGCGCCAACCACCAACGCGAGAAGATCGCCATGACCGCACCGGTCGGCCAGCAAGCCGATGGGAGTCGGGGCTGGGTGATCCGGTTCTACATGCCGTCGGAGTGGACACTGGAAGCATTGCCGAGCCCCGACGACCATCGCGTCGAACTGGTGACGGTGCCACCCGAAACGGTTGCGGTGCTGCGATTCAGCGGTGATCGAGGTCCCCGCAGCATCTCAGCGCGCACCTCTGAACTTCGAGACATACTGCGCTCCAACAATTTCGAACCTGCCGGAAACCCCACCGCGTGGTTCTACGACCCGCCATGGACAGCTCCGTGCCGACGTCGCAACGAGATCGCCATCCCCATCGGCGATCACCGAGCGACCGATTGA
- a CDS encoding M56 family metallopeptidase, whose protein sequence is MNAVTFLLGYAMALSWLAPVLFTGPVSAGIHPRLSIAGWLVVVATASFAWVAALVILIAGAAHSLITRSAPTFCVETLGIASAVTLPPTVATVLVVALLAVTAAVATNTTRRVIVTLYRTRRANRRHVEAVRIIGMPTGHDGVVAITADQPTAYCVSGGRRRAIVVTTAALELLNPPALAAVLAHERAHLRGRHHHVIAILSTLAAALPRLPLMRAAARSVPVLLEMCADDAATRRHGREPLLTGLVTLSTRLRLPDGVLAAAGSAVTDRITRLMQPRRSIRWHPQSMTMLLIVIGAAAAPAFALTLCTLQP, encoded by the coding sequence ATGAACGCGGTCACCTTTCTCCTCGGCTACGCGATGGCGTTGAGCTGGCTGGCGCCGGTCTTGTTCACCGGCCCGGTCTCGGCCGGCATTCATCCGAGGCTCTCGATAGCGGGCTGGCTGGTGGTCGTCGCAACCGCGTCATTCGCCTGGGTGGCAGCATTGGTGATCCTGATCGCGGGGGCCGCCCACAGCCTGATCACCCGCAGTGCACCGACGTTCTGCGTCGAAACGCTGGGGATCGCCAGTGCGGTGACGTTACCGCCTACTGTGGCTACGGTATTGGTCGTCGCACTGCTTGCAGTCACTGCCGCGGTGGCAACGAACACCACCCGCAGGGTGATCGTCACGTTGTACAGAACGCGGCGCGCCAATCGCCGACACGTCGAAGCGGTCCGCATCATCGGCATGCCCACGGGCCATGACGGCGTCGTCGCCATCACGGCTGACCAACCGACGGCATACTGCGTATCCGGCGGCCGGCGGCGCGCCATCGTCGTCACGACCGCTGCCTTGGAGTTGTTGAACCCGCCGGCGCTGGCCGCGGTTCTGGCCCACGAGCGGGCACACCTGCGAGGCCGTCACCACCATGTCATCGCGATCCTGAGCACCCTCGCGGCTGCGTTGCCCCGGCTGCCCCTGATGCGGGCGGCGGCGCGATCTGTGCCGGTCCTGCTGGAGATGTGCGCCGACGATGCGGCCACCCGCAGGCACGGCCGTGAGCCACTGCTGACCGGTCTCGTCACGTTGAGCACCCGGCTCCGCCTGCCCGACGGTGTGCTGGCCGCAGCCGGCAGTGCGGTGACCGACCGGATAACCCGCCTCATGCAACCCCGGCGGTCGATTCGGTGGCACCCACAGTCGATGACGATGTTGCTCATCGTGATCGGGGCTGCCGCCGCTCCCGCCTTTGCGCTCACGTTGTGCACGCTGCAGCCGTAA
- a CDS encoding FAD-binding protein: MAEARTVDVLVVGYGAAGVCAALEARSRGADVLAIDRFNGGGATQVSGGIIYAGGGTWVQRQAGVEDNADAMYAYLQAEIGDAVRPETLRRFVDGSPAMIDWLTEHGVPFEASVCPYKTSYPNNKYYLYYSGSENSGRFRAITPPAQRGHRAKGSGASGKKIYQPLAASAAAMGVRTQFHTRAVALLTNADGRVVGVRASTLADAPAWVRHRYRAYAELAIKPGIYYPPLRAAMERLLDRLERRYARTVDIHVRQAVILSAGGYIANREWIAEHAPDYRDGLQLGTSADDGSGITLAADIGAAVDRLDNVSAWRFITPPSAFLGALVVNDRGQRFIDETRYGAAVGHAMVQDHGGRGWILADQRLLDEARAQLPKQAIWFQRLQMEAMLRTDRVVGQSLEEVAAKAGVDPAGLRATVEAHNAAAAEGLPDPLGKPAEFVQPVGQGPFSLIAISIKRSLINPCPMFTLGGLIVDEDSGAVKTPEGQPIPGLYAAGRTAIGICVNSYVSGLSLADCVFSGRRAAEHAVELDPVPSP; encoded by the coding sequence ATGGCAGAAGCGCGCACAGTCGACGTCCTCGTGGTCGGATATGGCGCCGCGGGCGTCTGTGCTGCCCTGGAAGCGCGCTCCAGGGGCGCCGACGTGCTGGCCATCGACCGCTTCAATGGAGGCGGCGCGACTCAGGTCTCCGGCGGGATCATCTACGCCGGGGGTGGCACCTGGGTGCAGCGTCAAGCCGGCGTCGAGGACAACGCCGATGCGATGTATGCCTACCTGCAGGCGGAGATCGGGGATGCCGTCCGTCCCGAAACACTTCGACGTTTCGTCGACGGCAGCCCGGCGATGATCGACTGGCTCACCGAACACGGCGTGCCATTCGAAGCCTCGGTGTGTCCGTACAAGACGTCCTACCCGAACAACAAGTACTACCTGTACTACTCGGGCAGTGAGAACTCCGGGCGGTTCCGTGCGATCACCCCGCCGGCCCAACGCGGCCACCGGGCCAAAGGGTCTGGTGCCTCTGGCAAGAAGATCTATCAGCCCCTGGCCGCATCGGCGGCAGCCATGGGCGTGCGCACGCAGTTCCACACCCGCGCCGTCGCGCTGCTGACCAATGCCGACGGCCGGGTGGTCGGGGTACGCGCCAGCACGCTCGCCGACGCACCGGCCTGGGTCCGACACCGCTACCGCGCATACGCTGAACTCGCGATCAAACCGGGCATCTACTACCCGCCGCTGCGGGCCGCGATGGAACGGCTCTTGGACCGCCTGGAGCGCAGGTATGCCCGCACTGTCGACATTCATGTGCGGCAAGCGGTCATCCTCAGTGCGGGCGGGTACATCGCCAACCGCGAGTGGATCGCCGAGCACGCACCGGACTACCGCGACGGACTTCAGCTCGGCACGAGCGCCGACGATGGCAGCGGAATCACTCTCGCCGCCGATATCGGTGCCGCCGTCGATCGCCTCGACAACGTATCGGCATGGCGGTTCATCACCCCACCGAGTGCGTTCCTGGGTGCCCTCGTCGTCAATGATCGCGGACAGCGATTCATCGACGAGACCCGTTACGGCGCGGCCGTCGGGCACGCCATGGTCCAAGATCACGGCGGCCGCGGCTGGATCCTGGCCGATCAGCGGCTGCTCGACGAGGCACGCGCACAGCTTCCCAAGCAGGCCATCTGGTTTCAGCGTTTGCAGATGGAAGCCATGTTGCGTACCGACCGGGTCGTCGGACAGAGCCTGGAGGAAGTCGCCGCCAAGGCCGGCGTCGATCCAGCGGGGCTGCGGGCCACCGTCGAGGCCCACAACGCCGCCGCGGCAGAGGGGCTGCCGGATCCGCTGGGCAAGCCCGCTGAATTCGTACAGCCCGTCGGCCAGGGGCCGTTCTCGCTGATCGCGATATCCATCAAACGCAGCCTGATCAACCCGTGCCCGATGTTCACCCTCGGCGGCCTGATCGTGGACGAAGACAGTGGTGCGGTGAAAACACCTGAGGGCCAACCAATTCCAGGTTTGTATGCCGCGGGGCGAACGGCGATCGGGATCTGCGTCAACTCGTATGTCAGTGGGCTGTCGCTGGCTGATTGCGTTTTCTCGGGCCGACGGGCCGCAGAACATGCCGTTGAATTGGACCCCGTGCCGTCACCCTAG
- a CDS encoding BlaI/MecI/CopY family transcriptional regulator → MGITGFGDLEAVVMEVLWSRTEPCTVRSVHDELVTQRQIAYTTVMSTMDNLFRKGWLQREKVGLAYSYRPVMSREEHSAQLMRTVFESGGDSELILNFFLEQIVDDDSTKLRQALKRFTDGRSR, encoded by the coding sequence ATGGGAATAACGGGATTTGGCGATCTCGAAGCTGTGGTGATGGAAGTGCTCTGGTCGCGTACCGAGCCTTGCACGGTACGCAGCGTGCATGATGAGCTCGTCACCCAGCGCCAGATCGCCTACACCACGGTCATGTCGACCATGGACAACCTGTTTCGAAAGGGATGGCTGCAGCGGGAGAAGGTCGGTCTGGCCTACAGCTATCGGCCGGTGATGAGCCGCGAGGAACACTCCGCGCAGCTGATGCGCACCGTGTTCGAATCTGGCGGTGACAGCGAGCTGATCCTCAACTTCTTCCTCGAGCAGATCGTCGACGACGACTCGACGAAGCTGCGGCAGGCGCTCAAGCGGTTCACCGACGGGCGGTCACGATGA
- a CDS encoding ArsR/SmtB family transcription factor, with protein MTDSVLDGPERPLYEIKANLFKALAHPARIRVLEILSVNEEPTPVSSILAATDIEPTLLSQHLAVLKRHHVVSGHRVGNAVYYTIAHPKIAELLLIARMFLADTLAAQQDQLEAVGSLPPIGTAR; from the coding sequence GTGACGGACAGCGTCCTGGATGGTCCCGAGCGACCGTTGTACGAGATCAAGGCCAACCTGTTCAAGGCGTTGGCGCACCCGGCGCGCATCCGCGTGCTCGAGATCCTGTCCGTGAACGAGGAGCCGACGCCGGTCAGTTCGATCCTGGCTGCCACCGACATCGAGCCGACCCTGCTGTCGCAGCATCTGGCGGTCCTCAAACGTCACCATGTGGTCAGCGGGCATCGGGTCGGCAACGCGGTGTACTACACGATCGCGCACCCGAAGATCGCTGAATTGCTGCTCATCGCCCGGATGTTCCTCGCCGATACCCTCGCGGCCCAGCAGGACCAGCTCGAGGCGGTCGGCTCGCTGCCCCCGATCGGAACCGCTCGGTGA
- a CDS encoding TetR/AcrR family transcriptional regulator, with translation MVEQSGRTVPPAVAEKLYAATDLIAARGLEKTKIEDIATASGVPKATLYYYFKGKDDILAFLFRDSLDALARDVAAAADAPGLGRDRLAAVLQVQVAHTMSRPGTAQALVGDLGRAIRLPDLASAVQEAFYEPIARVLRAGADDGSLRNLADPQTTAISIFGAIMLTAVLHNVIGSDKTPDDIADDVMDLIGNGLAPPA, from the coding sequence GTGGTTGAACAGAGCGGGCGGACCGTGCCCCCTGCCGTTGCCGAGAAGCTGTACGCCGCGACCGACCTCATTGCCGCCCGCGGGCTGGAGAAGACCAAGATCGAGGACATCGCCACGGCATCAGGCGTCCCGAAGGCAACGCTGTACTACTACTTCAAGGGCAAGGACGACATCCTCGCCTTCCTCTTCCGGGACTCCCTGGACGCGCTGGCCCGCGATGTTGCCGCCGCCGCCGACGCTCCCGGGCTGGGCCGAGACCGATTGGCGGCAGTGCTCCAGGTCCAGGTGGCGCACACCATGAGCCGGCCAGGCACGGCTCAGGCACTTGTCGGCGATCTGGGCCGCGCGATTCGCCTCCCCGACCTCGCGTCGGCCGTTCAAGAGGCCTTCTACGAACCGATCGCACGCGTGCTGCGGGCCGGGGCCGACGACGGCTCGCTGCGGAATCTCGCCGACCCACAGACCACCGCAATCAGCATCTTCGGCGCCATCATGCTGACCGCGGTACTGCACAACGTCATCGGCTCCGACAAGACACCCGATGACATCGCCGACGACGTCATGGATCTCATCGGCAACGGGCTCGCACCCCCGGCCTGA
- a CDS encoding FMN-binding negative transcriptional regulator: MLIHPWDAALDEDEWQNWLAGTDRFGILGVNNVDPAAAPLMVPTHFTHAGPELLLHLARPNPVWPHLEAAIEVRLSVIGDYAYIPTYWRAKAGGPDEDGVPTSYYSSVQFICRPTILDDAEGKARILAAQLADFQPEGRHANVAVGEDPYGRMLPGIRGIRLEVLRVDAKFKYDDANPVEHRERVIDNLEQRRHGLDTAAASQQRRRLDAIGDWKLRRKENGR; encoded by the coding sequence ATGTTGATCCACCCATGGGATGCCGCGCTCGACGAGGACGAATGGCAGAACTGGTTGGCCGGCACCGACCGATTCGGCATTCTGGGTGTCAACAACGTCGACCCGGCCGCCGCGCCGCTGATGGTGCCGACCCACTTCACCCACGCCGGCCCCGAGCTGCTCTTGCATCTGGCCCGGCCCAACCCGGTCTGGCCGCACCTGGAAGCCGCCATCGAGGTGCGCCTGAGCGTGATCGGCGACTACGCCTACATCCCCACCTACTGGCGCGCCAAAGCGGGCGGCCCCGACGAGGACGGGGTGCCGACGAGCTATTACTCATCAGTCCAGTTCATCTGCCGCCCAACAATTCTCGACGATGCAGAGGGCAAGGCCCGTATTCTGGCCGCACAACTTGCCGACTTCCAGCCCGAGGGCCGCCACGCCAACGTCGCCGTCGGCGAAGACCCCTACGGACGCATGCTGCCCGGGATTCGCGGCATACGCCTGGAGGTGCTGCGGGTGGACGCCAAGTTCAAGTACGACGACGCCAACCCCGTCGAACACCGCGAGCGCGTCATCGACAACCTCGAACAGCGCCGACACGGCCTGGACACCGCCGCCGCATCTCAGCAGCGCCGACGCCTCGACGCGATCGGCGACTGGAAGCTCAGGCGGAAGGAAAACGGAAGATGA
- a CDS encoding helix-turn-helix domain-containing protein — MDEAAAKLATAIGTRVKQERTARGWTLDQLAAAASVSRRMVVSVEHGEVNPSVGTLLRLSDALGVGLPALVEPPETRPVKVTRAGDGAQLWTGEAGGRGVLVAGTTPPDVVELWDWALGPGDRHASEAHAAGTEELIHVLEGAIDVEVDGRVIALRTGDALTFPGDVDHAYANPHDTHARFALTVFEPGVGTVQRRQGD, encoded by the coding sequence ATGGACGAGGCCGCGGCCAAGCTGGCCACCGCGATCGGTACCCGTGTGAAACAGGAGCGCACGGCCCGGGGGTGGACACTGGATCAGCTCGCGGCCGCCGCATCGGTCAGCCGGCGCATGGTCGTCAGCGTCGAACACGGCGAGGTCAACCCCAGTGTCGGGACGCTGCTTCGGCTCAGCGATGCGCTCGGTGTCGGACTGCCCGCCCTGGTCGAGCCGCCGGAGACCCGCCCGGTGAAGGTCACCCGCGCCGGGGACGGCGCGCAGCTGTGGACCGGCGAGGCCGGCGGACGCGGCGTGCTGGTCGCCGGCACCACCCCGCCCGACGTCGTCGAATTATGGGACTGGGCGCTCGGCCCCGGTGACCGCCACGCCAGCGAGGCACACGCCGCCGGCACCGAGGAACTGATTCACGTGCTCGAGGGCGCGATCGACGTCGAGGTGGACGGCCGGGTGATCGCCCTGCGAACCGGCGACGCCCTGACCTTCCCCGGCGATGTGGACCACGCATACGCCAATCCCCACGACACCCACGCCCGGTTCGCCCTGACGGTGTTCGAACCCGGCGTCGGCACCGTCCAACGACGCCAAGGAGACTGA
- a CDS encoding DsbA family protein, translating to MALALLATILMWGPGAGRAYAAEASPAGDVLSIGDPAAPGQIDLYLDPLCPYSGKMVREQGAEIGRRIEAGKLHINLRLVNFLEKYSASGTYDSRAIYAAFIVADHSKSSDVTWRFIEQIFAADQQPEEKGATDLSNDQLAGLADRAGAPPSAQDMIKLGLPIPYDGHIIAANNLPLLRQLPDSGVPMVVIDGESVDGNSDWLDRLPR from the coding sequence ATGGCGCTGGCCCTGCTGGCGACGATTTTGATGTGGGGCCCGGGTGCCGGACGCGCGTACGCAGCGGAGGCGTCGCCGGCCGGCGACGTCCTCTCCATCGGCGACCCCGCCGCGCCCGGGCAGATCGACCTCTATCTGGATCCGCTGTGCCCCTACAGCGGGAAGATGGTCCGCGAACAGGGCGCCGAGATCGGCCGGCGTATCGAGGCCGGCAAGCTCCACATCAATCTGCGGCTCGTGAATTTTCTCGAAAAGTACTCCGCCAGCGGCACTTACGACAGCCGCGCCATCTACGCCGCGTTCATCGTCGCCGACCACTCGAAATCGAGCGACGTCACGTGGCGGTTCATCGAGCAGATCTTCGCCGCCGATCAGCAGCCGGAGGAAAAGGGTGCGACGGACCTGAGCAACGATCAGCTCGCCGGCCTGGCCGACCGCGCCGGTGCGCCACCGTCGGCGCAGGACATGATCAAGCTGGGGCTTCCCATCCCCTACGACGGACACATCATCGCGGCCAACAACCTGCCGCTACTGCGGCAGCTCCCCGACTCCGGAGTGCCGATGGTGGTCATCGACGGTGAATCGGTCGACGGAAACTCCGATTGGCTGGATCGCCTGCCCCGCTGA
- a CDS encoding sulfotransferase family protein, whose translation MSGWTAPARTPQALEAYAAAETDRAVRPERYQLGADAIDIVVDRATRGAGAGALGDPDQWRPGLRQYLASAEEDGRLNALGALTAQRTAAGRLAARIAIARHLNEHPATENRQLAPPVIITGGWRTGTTFLFRLLDRDPRLRAPLPAELGAPWRLPGDLDPAERVRRLEEAAAGQYLLHVLNPAMAIVHDSGPDLPEECVLGMGTTLRNWGFTATTRLDGYARWLAGQDFALEYAQHRRMLQILDAGDARRWVLKAPAHTAELSHVIATYPGACIVALHRDIVETVTSGASLFATYRSTYSDHVDGMDVGRFQTEQTELWLRRAVAARAAAEPTVTWLDIQYTDLVADPEETVRRIYAAAQMEAPDIAAMLAAHHRAQPRHGKGKHHYRPEQFGIDPAELRERMSFCTERFKTDAPSG comes from the coding sequence ATGAGTGGTTGGACCGCGCCCGCCCGCACCCCGCAGGCGCTCGAGGCATACGCGGCGGCCGAAACAGATCGGGCTGTCCGTCCCGAGCGGTATCAGCTCGGCGCCGATGCGATCGACATCGTCGTCGACCGCGCAACCCGCGGTGCGGGCGCCGGTGCCCTCGGAGACCCCGACCAGTGGCGTCCAGGGCTGCGGCAGTACCTCGCGTCGGCCGAGGAGGACGGCCGGCTCAATGCGCTCGGCGCGCTGACCGCCCAACGGACGGCGGCCGGAAGACTGGCTGCCCGGATCGCGATCGCGCGGCACCTGAACGAACATCCGGCGACCGAGAACCGACAGCTCGCGCCGCCGGTCATCATCACCGGAGGCTGGCGCACCGGCACCACGTTCCTGTTCCGGCTACTCGACCGCGACCCCAGATTGCGCGCGCCGCTGCCCGCCGAGCTGGGTGCTCCCTGGCGGCTACCCGGGGACCTCGACCCCGCGGAGCGGGTGCGGCGCCTCGAGGAGGCTGCCGCCGGCCAGTACCTGCTACACGTGCTGAACCCGGCGATGGCGATCGTGCACGACTCCGGGCCCGATCTGCCCGAGGAGTGTGTGCTCGGCATGGGGACGACGCTGCGCAACTGGGGGTTCACCGCCACGACCCGCCTGGACGGCTACGCACGCTGGCTGGCCGGTCAGGACTTCGCACTCGAATACGCCCAGCACCGGCGCATGCTGCAGATCCTCGACGCCGGCGACGCGCGCCGCTGGGTGCTCAAGGCCCCGGCACATACCGCAGAGCTCAGCCATGTGATCGCGACATATCCCGGCGCCTGCATCGTGGCGCTGCACCGCGACATCGTGGAAACCGTCACCTCCGGTGCGAGCCTGTTCGCGACGTATCGGTCCACCTACAGCGACCACGTTGACGGGATGGACGTCGGCCGGTTTCAAACCGAACAGACCGAACTGTGGCTGCGGCGCGCCGTGGCCGCACGAGCCGCGGCGGAGCCGACCGTCACCTGGCTCGACATCCAATACACCGACCTGGTCGCCGACCCCGAGGAGACGGTGCGTCGCATCTACGCCGCCGCGCAGATGGAGGCGCCCGACATCGCCGCAATGCTCGCCGCGCACCACCGCGCCCAACCCCGCCACGGGAAAGGCAAACACCACTACCGGCCCGAGCAGTTCGGCATCGACCCCGCCGAGCTGCGGGAGCGCATGAGTTTCTGTACCGAGAGGTTCAAGACTGACGCGCCGTCCGGGTAA
- a CDS encoding TetR/AcrR family transcriptional regulator → MSRPYRGQAADARSAERRARLLQAAVELVGTHGVAAMTMRAVCREAELSQKFFYESFSDTDDLLREVYRSTFEHARRAINAAGDPATDLPSRTRAGVAAAAQLVKDDPRICRILLVEPIADLRLRQFVRDTIGAMTLGGLTIPTDGPGTAAPARVKMQYATVFGAIISLFIEWTEGNLGSDQEAFVEHVTTMLLSSPLVDSTRPRRR, encoded by the coding sequence ATGTCAAGGCCGTACCGCGGCCAGGCCGCCGACGCACGGTCGGCGGAACGCCGCGCCCGACTGCTCCAGGCAGCCGTTGAGCTGGTCGGCACCCACGGGGTCGCCGCCATGACGATGCGTGCCGTGTGCCGCGAGGCCGAACTCAGTCAGAAGTTCTTCTACGAAAGCTTCTCCGACACCGACGATCTGCTCCGCGAGGTCTACCGCAGCACCTTCGAGCACGCGCGTCGCGCCATCAATGCCGCAGGCGACCCCGCAACCGATCTCCCCTCCCGCACACGCGCCGGCGTGGCAGCCGCAGCCCAACTCGTCAAGGACGATCCCCGGATCTGCCGAATCCTTTTGGTGGAGCCGATCGCCGACCTGAGACTGCGGCAGTTTGTGCGCGACACCATCGGCGCGATGACGCTGGGCGGGCTCACCATCCCGACCGACGGGCCCGGCACCGCAGCTCCGGCCCGGGTGAAGATGCAGTACGCCACCGTGTTCGGCGCCATCATCTCGCTGTTCATCGAGTGGACCGAAGGCAACCTGGGTTCCGATCAAGAGGCATTCGTCGAGCATGTGACCACCATGCTGTTGTCGTCACCGCTAGTGGACAGCACTCGGCCCCGTCGACGCTAG
- a CDS encoding DUF5313 domain-containing protein has protein sequence MPTGHAPRTKPGPLQYIGYCYGKRLPDSMRDWVAKDLAGPGATIRMMVRVAIPAILVLAPIWFIPMSLYLHASMTVPIFIPFVYFSHALNKVWRRHMLAKHGLNPGLVDELSRKKNAHIHQAYAERYGPRTGPSSSHDV, from the coding sequence ATGCCCACCGGCCACGCCCCACGTACGAAACCGGGCCCACTGCAGTACATCGGGTACTGCTACGGCAAGCGGCTGCCCGACTCGATGCGCGACTGGGTGGCCAAGGACCTCGCCGGCCCCGGAGCCACCATTCGGATGATGGTGCGCGTCGCGATACCGGCCATCCTCGTCCTGGCGCCGATCTGGTTCATCCCGATGTCGCTGTACCTGCACGCCAGCATGACGGTGCCCATCTTCATCCCGTTCGTGTACTTCTCACACGCTCTGAACAAGGTGTGGCGTCGTCACATGCTGGCCAAACACGGCCTGAATCCGGGTCTCGTGGACGAACTGTCACGCAAGAAGAACGCGCACATCCACCAGGCATACGCCGAACGCTACGGCCCCCGCACCGGTCCGAGCAGCAGTCACGACGTCTGA